In Blautia wexlerae DSM 19850, a single window of DNA contains:
- the srtB gene encoding class B sortase, which produces MEHIITRRRGFRRLLAFLLCMASILGLLPAQAFAMSVGQTASSWLGDQYVGSDGNHYRAPAPYTYLAYHADGTIDVHTSSGGNAYRHYMLTDSDGISHQVYCVESGIPYHTSENTYVSESGTNSQYLNLLPAEARRGITLTAIYGWKPGAALPVSGINEDDYKMATQIILWEYQQQLRSDPYSRHGNGHADADQYFSVIAGRPAEKAYDWILAQVASHSTVPSFTSSKKSEAPELELKWDVEKKVYTLTVTDTNNLKIDLEALKGSGVSVTRNGNEYTFTSRQMMMDPVLFEFRKNIPVANDMLIWGRPGYQTMMTGASDPVSFFVKIKTETYGTAKLVKTSEDGIVSGITFHISGTDILGNEVNEEVTTGENGQIEKKLLPGTYLVKELPVDRYVTPSAQYVTIESGQTSSVHFSNILKKFRVHVVKSDADTGNAQGDATLAGATYGIFRDGELIDTYTTGPDGSFMTRYYVCGDSWTIREIEPSTGYLLNETVYEVGASPSLYEVELNTTENQVTETVIYGNIQLVKHTDDLDPDVPEGENTDDPNAGIIERPEAGAVFEIYLKAAGSYDAAKESERDLLTTDADGFASSKPLPYGHYTVHQIAGEEGKAFVPDFTVFISSDGKTYSYILNNRTITARLKVEKCDAETGKIIPVTGTGFQIKDLSTGEFITQTVYYPNPETLDTFYVSDEGWLMLPEPLAAGDYELYEVAAPYGYVLSDQPVPFTIDGSEAVVTVTQYNMPQKGQLTITKTGEVFASVQENDGLYQPVYEVAGLPGAVYDVIADEDIYTGDGTLRAAKDTVVETLTTGEDGSAKSGPLYLGRYRLEERQAPSGCVLNPQPEYVELTYAGETVEVTQTAAGLYDERQKVDVTLFKAMETDDLFGLGMNEEYKDISFGLYASADLTATDGSVIPAGGLLEVVSVSSVESGGYSASFASDLPFGSYYVKERTTNGAYILSDQEYPVVFEYAGQETALVQILVNEGEAVSNELLRGRVDGVKVGENPEGGEDVTLAGALMGLFRPDTEEFTEENALLTAITGKDGSFSFENIPYGHWIVKEISAPDLYTVSPQQHHVYIGADGQHIEIRVENTLIRGSVQVTKTEAVEEPSPVEKEDKKDKNSFLRFLSGAVFDLYADSNANQEYDPDDQKIGTLKETDAGYHTAENLLAGGYFIKESKAPEGYQPDSNAYYFSITEDGQVAVVENGEAGHGFTNEAYRGNLKITKNSSDGRKDGFAIEVKSADGSYCETFTTPKSGVIEVKGLRVGIYTVTEVANRASKDYIIPDAATVEIKADQTSTVQFFNEKPEKPDNPKNPKNPEKPSVPSNPSTPQKPVPQTGDDPYIFLYGGLLAAALIGGSVFAVYYFKKGKYSRTSLKRTAVGVSVLSLCVLVALGSGFLVFRDLNQYAESKDAYRDLAGYVEVPEQTASPESAPDPTEPKRDDTDIVLPSVDFETLRENGPDIIGWLSLPDTVLNYPVTQTDNNEYYLNHLYDGTYNKVGCLFADYENRADFSDRNTIIYGHNMRDGSMFALLNRYDEQSYFDAHRQMYLVTPKGGYVMEIFAAFAAKPEESGSETSPWQLSWKDDGAYTTWLTAMKERSAVESDVTVTCSDKVLTLSTCTPGGTGRFLVMGKLVKVDNEI; this is translated from the coding sequence ATGGAACATATCATAACCAGACGCCGCGGCTTTCGCAGGCTGTTGGCGTTTTTGCTTTGTATGGCAAGCATTTTGGGGCTTCTTCCGGCTCAGGCTTTTGCCATGTCTGTCGGACAGACGGCAAGCTCCTGGCTGGGCGACCAGTATGTGGGCTCTGATGGGAACCACTACCGTGCCCCGGCGCCTTACACCTATCTTGCCTACCATGCAGACGGAACCATCGATGTACACACCAGTTCCGGGGGCAATGCTTACCGGCACTATATGCTGACGGATTCTGACGGGATCAGCCACCAGGTTTACTGTGTGGAGAGCGGGATTCCTTACCATACTTCGGAAAATACCTATGTTTCGGAAAGCGGGACCAACAGCCAATACCTGAACCTGCTTCCTGCCGAGGCAAGGAGGGGGATCACCCTGACTGCGATCTATGGCTGGAAACCCGGTGCGGCGCTCCCTGTTTCCGGAATCAACGAGGATGACTATAAGATGGCAACCCAGATCATCCTTTGGGAATACCAGCAGCAACTTAGAAGCGATCCGTACAGCCGCCACGGAAACGGCCACGCAGACGCCGACCAGTATTTCAGCGTGATCGCCGGACGACCGGCAGAAAAAGCCTATGACTGGATTCTTGCACAGGTCGCTTCCCATTCCACAGTACCTTCCTTTACTTCTTCTAAGAAAAGCGAAGCACCGGAACTGGAACTGAAATGGGATGTAGAAAAAAAGGTCTATACCCTGACGGTCACAGATACCAACAACTTGAAGATCGATCTGGAGGCTTTGAAAGGCAGCGGCGTTTCTGTGACAAGAAACGGAAATGAATACACCTTTACCAGCAGGCAGATGATGATGGACCCGGTGCTGTTTGAATTCCGAAAGAATATCCCGGTGGCAAACGACATGCTGATCTGGGGCAGACCAGGCTACCAGACCATGATGACCGGCGCCAGCGATCCGGTTTCCTTCTTTGTAAAGATCAAAACGGAAACTTACGGTACCGCAAAACTTGTCAAGACCAGTGAGGACGGCATTGTTTCCGGTATCACCTTCCATATCTCCGGTACGGACATTTTGGGAAATGAAGTCAATGAGGAAGTTACGACCGGAGAAAACGGCCAGATTGAAAAGAAGCTCCTGCCGGGAACCTATCTGGTAAAAGAACTTCCGGTGGATCGCTATGTGACCCCTTCCGCACAGTACGTGACCATTGAAAGCGGGCAGACTTCTTCGGTACATTTCAGCAATATCCTGAAGAAGTTCCGCGTCCATGTGGTAAAGAGCGACGCTGATACCGGAAATGCCCAGGGGGACGCCACGCTTGCAGGGGCGACCTATGGGATCTTCCGTGATGGCGAACTGATCGACACTTATACTACCGGGCCGGATGGCAGCTTTATGACTCGCTATTATGTGTGCGGGGATAGCTGGACGATCCGGGAGATCGAACCGAGCACCGGGTATCTTCTGAATGAAACCGTTTATGAAGTGGGTGCATCCCCTTCCCTGTATGAAGTGGAACTCAATACCACAGAAAATCAGGTGACGGAAACGGTTATTTACGGAAATATCCAGCTTGTCAAGCACACCGATGACCTGGACCCGGATGTGCCTGAGGGCGAAAATACCGACGATCCCAATGCCGGTATCATCGAACGCCCGGAAGCAGGCGCAGTCTTTGAAATTTACTTAAAGGCAGCCGGAAGCTATGACGCGGCAAAGGAAAGTGAACGCGACCTTCTTACCACGGATGCGGATGGTTTTGCTTCCAGTAAACCGCTTCCGTATGGGCATTATACGGTCCATCAAATCGCAGGCGAGGAAGGCAAAGCCTTTGTCCCGGACTTTACGGTATTCATTTCCTCTGACGGAAAGACTTACAGCTATATCCTGAACAACCGCACCATCACAGCCCGTCTGAAAGTTGAAAAATGTGACGCAGAGACCGGAAAGATTATCCCTGTGACCGGAACCGGTTTTCAGATCAAGGATCTTTCCACCGGGGAATTTATCACCCAGACCGTCTACTATCCGAACCCGGAAACACTGGATACCTTCTATGTTTCTGACGAGGGCTGGCTGATGCTGCCGGAGCCTTTGGCCGCCGGGGATTATGAACTTTATGAGGTAGCTGCTCCTTACGGCTATGTGCTTTCCGACCAGCCGGTACCGTTTACCATTGACGGCAGCGAGGCGGTTGTGACGGTCACGCAGTACAATATGCCGCAGAAAGGCCAGCTTACCATCACAAAGACCGGAGAAGTATTTGCTTCTGTCCAGGAAAACGACGGACTGTACCAACCGGTATATGAGGTTGCCGGACTTCCCGGAGCGGTCTATGATGTGATCGCAGATGAAGATATTTATACCGGTGACGGTACCTTGCGGGCAGCAAAAGATACGGTTGTGGAAACACTTACGACCGGCGAGGACGGTTCAGCAAAAAGCGGGCCCCTTTATCTCGGCCGTTACCGGCTGGAGGAACGTCAGGCTCCTTCCGGCTGTGTGCTGAATCCTCAACCGGAATATGTGGAACTGACCTATGCGGGTGAGACCGTAGAGGTTACACAGACAGCGGCCGGTCTTTATGACGAACGCCAGAAAGTGGATGTCACACTTTTCAAGGCAATGGAGACCGATGACCTGTTCGGTCTTGGCATGAACGAGGAATATAAGGATATTTCCTTTGGACTTTATGCTTCCGCAGACCTGACGGCGACAGATGGCAGCGTGATCCCGGCAGGTGGACTTCTGGAAGTGGTCTCTGTTTCGTCTGTGGAATCCGGCGGTTACAGCGCTTCCTTCGCTTCCGACCTGCCTTTTGGCAGCTATTATGTCAAGGAACGCACAACCAACGGCGCCTATATCCTTTCGGATCAGGAATATCCGGTTGTCTTTGAGTATGCTGGTCAGGAAACCGCCCTGGTACAGATCCTTGTCAATGAAGGCGAGGCTGTTTCCAATGAACTTCTCCGTGGGCGTGTAGACGGTGTAAAAGTCGGGGAAAACCCGGAAGGCGGCGAGGATGTCACGCTTGCCGGTGCGCTCATGGGTCTGTTTAGACCTGATACCGAAGAATTTACTGAAGAAAATGCGCTGCTTACTGCTATTACCGGAAAAGACGGCAGTTTTTCCTTTGAGAACATTCCTTACGGACACTGGATCGTCAAGGAGATCTCTGCCCCTGACCTTTATACGGTAAGCCCGCAGCAGCACCATGTATATATCGGTGCAGACGGACAGCATATCGAGATCCGTGTGGAAAACACCCTGATCCGCGGCAGTGTTCAGGTAACCAAAACCGAAGCTGTGGAGGAACCTTCCCCTGTGGAAAAGGAGGATAAGAAAGACAAGAATTCTTTCCTGCGCTTCCTGTCCGGTGCAGTGTTTGACCTGTATGCGGATTCCAACGCCAACCAGGAATATGATCCTGACGATCAAAAGATCGGTACGCTGAAAGAAACCGATGCAGGCTATCATACGGCGGAAAACCTTCTGGCTGGCGGCTACTTTATCAAAGAAAGCAAAGCGCCGGAGGGCTATCAGCCTGACTCAAACGCTTACTATTTTTCCATCACAGAAGATGGACAGGTCGCAGTTGTGGAAAATGGAGAAGCCGGGCACGGATTTACCAATGAGGCTTACCGCGGCAACTTAAAGATCACAAAGAATTCCAGCGACGGGCGCAAAGATGGTTTTGCCATCGAGGTTAAGAGTGCGGACGGCTCCTACTGCGAGACATTCACCACTCCAAAATCCGGCGTGATTGAAGTTAAGGGCCTTCGTGTCGGTATTTATACCGTAACAGAAGTTGCAAACCGGGCAAGCAAGGATTACATCATTCCTGATGCCGCTACGGTGGAGATCAAGGCAGATCAGACATCTACAGTCCAGTTCTTTAATGAAAAACCGGAAAAGCCGGATAACCCAAAGAACCCAAAGAACCCGGAAAAGCCTTCTGTTCCCTCCAATCCTTCCACCCCTCAAAAGCCGGTACCGCAGACCGGGGATGATCCGTATATTTTCCTGTATGGCGGACTGCTGGCAGCCGCACTGATCGGCGGCAGCGTATTTGCTGTGTATTATTTCAAAAAGGGAAAATACAGCAGGACTTCCCTGAAAAGAACGGCTGTCGGGGTTTCTGTCCTTTCACTCTGCGTTCTGGTGGCTCTTGGCAGCGGTTTTTTGGTGTTCCGTGACTTGAACCAGTATGCTGAGAGTAAAGATGCCTATCGAGATCTTGCCGGATATGTGGAAGTACCGGAGCAGACAGCTTCCCCGGAGTCGGCACCCGATCCGACAGAACCAAAACGGGACGATACCGATATTGTCCTGCCTTCGGTAGACTTTGAAACGCTCCGTGAAAATGGACCGGACATCATCGGATGGCTTTCCCTTCCTGATACGGTGCTCAATTATCCGGTAACGCAGACCGACAACAACGAATATTACCTGAACCATCTTTATGACGGAACCTATAACAAGGTTGGCTGCCTGTTTGCCGATTATGAAAACCGGGCAGATTTTTCAGACCGCAATACGATCATTTATGGTCATAATATGCGGGATGGTTCCATGTTTGCGCTGCTGAACCGGTACGATGAACAAAGTTACTTTGATGCTCACAGGCAGATGTATCTCGTTACTCCGAAGGGTGGTTATGTCATGGAGATCTTTGCGGCTTTTGCAGCAAAGCCGGAAGAATCCGGCAGTGAAACTTCTCCCTGGCAGCTTTCCTGGAAGGATGACGGTGCTTATACTACCTGGCTTACAGCTATGAAGGAACGTTCTGCGGTGGAAAGTGATGTGACTGTGACCTGCAGCGATAAGGTACTGACCCTTTCTACCTGTACGCCGGGCGGCACAGGACGCTTCCTTGTCATGGGAAAACTCGTGAAAGTAGATAACGAAATATAG
- a CDS encoding DUF4366 domain-containing protein, translating into MRLKKLSLLLALTLLVSVSALPVTAHAGGSKDTTPPTLTASLEGDALKIESSDDLSGVEAVFVDENRINSLTDGKASVALKDYAGTEKQVSIYAKDYAGNRSDVVKLDNPYYKEPAPEKKPATAAPQSPSGTQTKPPKEEKPSGSNAATPSGGGNSSGSDNSTGQQENTSAIPEGAFTPEGTGTVQDNISGTDGEKQFYTITTDAGNVFYLVIDGKREDNNVYFLNGVTESDLMALAEKNNGSMSMIPQEESCNCTEKCEAGKVNTGCPVCKNDLNGCKGKEKPAETEKPAEPEKPKKETGSVGTILFILAALLAVGGIGYYVKIVRPKQQAEDDAEFEDDGYGEGFDPDEAYGEPEYLSEDDFDDKDSK; encoded by the coding sequence ATGAGGCTTAAAAAACTTTCCCTGCTGTTGGCGCTTACGCTTCTTGTAAGTGTCAGCGCATTACCTGTAACGGCTCATGCCGGCGGTTCCAAAGACACCACACCGCCAACGCTGACTGCTTCCCTAGAGGGCGATGCCCTGAAAATAGAAAGCAGTGACGATCTATCCGGCGTGGAGGCGGTCTTTGTTGATGAAAACCGTATCAACTCCCTCACCGATGGGAAAGCGTCGGTTGCACTAAAAGATTATGCAGGAACAGAAAAACAGGTAAGCATATACGCAAAAGATTATGCCGGCAACCGTTCTGATGTGGTAAAGCTGGATAATCCGTATTACAAAGAACCGGCTCCTGAAAAGAAACCTGCTACGGCAGCACCCCAGAGTCCGTCCGGTACACAGACAAAACCGCCTAAGGAAGAAAAACCTTCCGGCTCAAACGCTGCAACCCCTTCCGGCGGCGGAAATTCTTCCGGTTCAGATAACAGTACCGGACAGCAGGAAAATACTTCTGCGATCCCGGAAGGTGCATTTACCCCGGAAGGCACCGGAACGGTACAGGACAACATCAGCGGTACGGATGGGGAAAAGCAGTTTTACACCATCACTACGGACGCGGGCAATGTCTTTTATCTGGTGATCGACGGGAAACGGGAAGATAACAATGTCTACTTCTTAAACGGCGTCACAGAGTCCGACCTGATGGCGCTTGCAGAAAAGAACAATGGCAGCATGAGCATGATTCCCCAGGAAGAAAGCTGCAACTGCACAGAAAAATGTGAGGCAGGAAAGGTTAATACCGGCTGTCCGGTCTGCAAAAATGACTTAAATGGCTGCAAAGGAAAAGAAAAGCCGGCGGAAACTGAAAAACCGGCAGAACCGGAAAAGCCGAAGAAAGAAACCGGCAGCGTCGGCACGATCCTGTTTATCCTTGCTGCCTTACTTGCGGTCGGCGGGATCGGTTACTATGTAAAAATCGTGCGTCCGAAACAGCAGGCCGAGGACGATGCGGAATTTGAGGATGACGGTTATGGCGAAGGCTTTGACCCGGATGAGGCATACGGGGAACCGGAATATCTTTCCGAGGATGATTTTGACGACAAGGACAGCAAATAA
- a CDS encoding DUF4315 family protein, producing the protein MNPKIEKLEKEIEKTKTKIAEMQAKLHKLEEQKTELENTDYVAVARSFKLTPQQLADFLKSQQAAPSETVLPQEKEDVHEA; encoded by the coding sequence TTGAATCCTAAAATTGAAAAACTGGAAAAGGAAATTGAAAAGACCAAAACAAAGATTGCGGAAATGCAGGCAAAGCTCCATAAGCTGGAGGAACAGAAAACGGAGCTGGAAAATACCGATTATGTGGCGGTGGCGCGCAGTTTCAAACTAACGCCCCAGCAGCTTGCGGATTTTTTGAAATCACAGCAGGCAGCCCCTTCGGAAACTGTTTTGCCGCAGGAGAAGGAGGATGTGCATGAGGCTTAA
- a CDS encoding CD1108 family mobile element protein produces the protein MAHDREFQRKRKDTRMPVRDSHGEDQPAARQTAQDFDLRRARDTPSSVPGKTHRQDIPVQTEFSQLSPETPASLLKQGEAYAAALDGFSEHFETPDATRTAPLIQDNVRSNFRQEASRRSFVTEDVTDHDTGKYAPSSEGSAPPNGTDRSGQEHRYRTHQHGNKYQQRFQEAAQAEEQAAQKEKGMDSEPPKTSKLEFTADELPPETKDKKLTHARRKAERTAQKAEQAQNRLPARKKLRMETVSDPETGKAKKHLKFEKEVKSQKVHVKGPVPLRPVKAGANTAIGYAHKKIYEAEDENVGIKAAHRSELVGEAGLRTAYHRHKTAPYRKAAKLQQKLAKANARLAYRQALSDHPELKKYAIARIWQKQKLKRQYAKAAREAGKQAKNAAVATERVSVGIVHAVKRHPMICLVLLLLLLVIFLIMSLFSTFSNIGTGGLGSLAASTYLADDQDINQAELTYTEWETDLQMEIDRVESDRPGYDEYRYNLGAIEHDPYVLMGYLTSAYQGFTYDEVESVLRQLFQEQYTLSFSEETEIRYRTETSVDPETGEETQEEVPYEWRILNVKLTVTPLENLVVSRMNADQKEICEILLQTKGNRQYVKNVFGTNWLPYVTSYYGYRVHPISGEKNYHTGVDIGMPDGTEILAGHDGTVTLAGNAGGYGLCVAIEGEAYEGHTLTTKYGHCSQILVSAGQEVKAGDVIAKVGNTGNSTGPHLHLEVLVDGQYLNPLYFADTGDTSERHLPEVGSGGTGNYFDYDIPPEALADEQFAAMMAEAEKYLGYPYVWGGASPSTSFDCSGYVSWVINNCGVGWNFGRLTADGLLGVCTPVSSADAKPGDLIFFQGTYNTSGASHVGIYVGNGMMIHCGDPISYANINTSYWQQHFYTFGRLP, from the coding sequence ATGGCACACGACAGGGAATTTCAAAGGAAGCGCAAAGATACCCGGATGCCGGTGCGTGATTCCCACGGGGAAGATCAACCGGCAGCTAGGCAGACCGCACAGGATTTTGATCTGCGCAGGGCACGGGACACCCCTTCTTCTGTCCCCGGCAAAACCCACAGGCAGGACATCCCTGTACAGACGGAATTTTCCCAGCTATCACCGGAAACACCGGCGTCCTTGTTGAAACAGGGCGAGGCTTATGCAGCCGCTTTGGATGGTTTTTCGGAACACTTTGAGACACCGGATGCTACCAGGACAGCGCCCCTGATACAGGACAACGTGCGAAGCAATTTCCGGCAGGAGGCTTCCAGGCGTTCTTTTGTAACAGAGGATGTGACAGACCATGATACCGGAAAATATGCTCCTTCTTCCGAAGGCTCAGCCCCACCGAACGGCACAGACAGATCCGGTCAGGAACACCGTTACCGAACACACCAGCATGGGAACAAATATCAGCAGCGTTTTCAGGAAGCGGCACAGGCGGAGGAACAGGCAGCGCAGAAGGAAAAGGGTATGGATAGCGAACCGCCGAAAACATCCAAGCTGGAATTTACTGCGGATGAACTACCGCCGGAGACAAAGGATAAAAAGCTCACCCATGCAAGACGGAAGGCGGAACGGACTGCACAAAAAGCAGAGCAGGCGCAAAATCGTCTACCTGCCCGGAAGAAACTGCGCATGGAGACGGTTTCCGACCCGGAGACCGGAAAAGCCAAAAAACACTTAAAATTTGAAAAGGAGGTCAAATCCCAAAAGGTCCATGTAAAAGGACCTGTACCCCTGCGTCCGGTCAAGGCGGGCGCCAATACTGCCATTGGTTACGCTCATAAAAAGATTTATGAGGCAGAGGATGAAAATGTGGGCATCAAGGCAGCCCACCGCTCTGAACTTGTGGGCGAGGCAGGGCTTCGCACGGCATATCACCGGCATAAAACTGCCCCCTACCGAAAGGCAGCGAAATTACAGCAAAAATTAGCAAAAGCAAACGCAAGACTTGCTTACCGGCAGGCTCTTAGCGACCACCCGGAGCTGAAGAAATATGCGATTGCCCGGATATGGCAGAAACAAAAACTGAAAAGGCAGTATGCCAAGGCTGCCCGTGAAGCCGGGAAACAGGCAAAAAATGCCGCAGTCGCAACAGAGAGGGTCAGCGTCGGTATTGTCCATGCGGTCAAACGGCACCCTATGATCTGCCTTGTCCTCCTGCTTCTCCTTTTGGTAATTTTCTTGATCATGTCCCTGTTTTCCACGTTCTCCAATATTGGGACCGGCGGTCTGGGAAGTCTGGCTGCTTCTACCTATCTCGCAGACGATCAGGACATCAATCAGGCGGAGCTTACCTATACCGAGTGGGAAACAGATCTGCAAATGGAAATAGACAGGGTGGAATCAGACCGCCCCGGTTATGACGAATACCGGTATAACCTGGGTGCGATTGAGCATGACCCGTATGTGCTGATGGGGTATCTGACTTCTGCTTATCAGGGATTTACTTACGATGAAGTGGAAAGCGTGCTGCGGCAGCTTTTCCAGGAACAATATACCCTGTCCTTTTCAGAAGAAACCGAGATCCGTTACCGCACCGAAACTTCCGTTGACCCGGAAACCGGGGAAGAAACCCAGGAGGAAGTGCCTTATGAATGGCGCATCTTAAATGTCAAGCTCACGGTCACACCTCTGGAAAACCTGGTCGTTTCCCGGATGAACGCAGACCAGAAAGAGATCTGCGAGATCCTGCTGCAGACAAAAGGAAACCGCCAGTATGTCAAAAATGTCTTTGGCACCAACTGGCTCCCTTATGTGACCAGCTACTACGGCTACCGGGTACATCCCATCAGTGGGGAAAAGAACTATCACACCGGTGTGGACATCGGGATGCCGGATGGCACAGAGATCCTTGCCGGGCATGACGGAACAGTTACCCTTGCGGGAAATGCCGGCGGTTATGGCTTATGTGTTGCCATTGAAGGCGAGGCATACGAAGGACATACCCTGACAACCAAATACGGGCACTGTTCCCAGATCCTTGTTTCTGCCGGGCAGGAGGTCAAAGCCGGGGATGTGATCGCAAAGGTCGGGAATACCGGAAATTCCACCGGTCCCCACCTGCACTTAGAGGTCCTGGTTGACGGCCAGTATTTGAATCCCCTGTATTTTGCCGATACCGGCGATACCAGCGAACGGCACCTGCCGGAAGTTGGTTCAGGCGGCACAGGAAACTACTTCGATTATGACATTCCACCGGAAGCCCTTGCGGATGAACAGTTTGCCGCAATGATGGCCGAGGCGGAAAAATATCTTGGCTATCCGTATGTATGGGGAGGCGCAAGCCCTTCCACTTCCTTTGACTGTTCCGGCTATGTGTCCTGGGTGATCAACAACTGCGGCGTCGGCTGGAATTTTGGAAGGCTGACTGCGGACGGTCTTTTAGGTGTATGTACGCCGGTATCAAGCGCAGATGCAAAACCGGGCGACCTGATCTTCTTCCAGGGGACCTACAATACCAGCGGCGCAAGCCATGTAGGGATCTATGTAGGAAATGGAATGATGATCCACTGCGGAGACCCGATCTCTTATGCTAACATCAATACAAGCTACTGGCAGCAGCATTTTTATACATTTGGGCGTCTGCCTTAA